A single genomic interval of Electrophorus electricus isolate fEleEle1 chromosome 4, fEleEle1.pri, whole genome shotgun sequence harbors:
- the slitrk3a gene encoding SLIT and NTRK-like protein 3 has product MLWVTLLSTIALGWTTPIPLLDESEEIDEPCFDPCYCEVKEGIFHVHCNSKGFTNVSQISQTWTRPFKLNLQRNSMRKLYFNSFLHLNNAVSLNLGNNALQDIHAGAFNGLSILKKLFLHENKLEVFRNDTFLGLESLEYLQADYNVIKRIESGAFRNLHKLRVLILNDNLIPVLPNLLFRSVSLTHLDLRGNRLKTLPYKGTLEYVGRSLMEIQLEENPWNCVCEIVQLKTWLERIPYTALVGDITCEYPFHFHGKDLREIKRSELCPMLSEAEIEAKLGIPRLPFSNENTWPTKPSSMLSYSHNTASSVEYRERHIKPTKRPRPTKTSPTPRSIYPGPNQPPIPAYQTRPPIPIICPSGCICNLHINDLGLTVNCKEKGFHNISELLPRPLNAKKLYLSGNLIQKIYRSDFWNFSSLDLLHLGNNRISYVQEGAFINLPNLKSLYLNGNDIERLSPGLFRGLQMLSYLYLEYNVIREIQPAAFSLMPNLQLVFLNDNLLRTLPVDAFAGTSLARLNLRNNYFLYLPVSGVLEHLHSIVQIDLHQNPWDCSCDIIPLKQWIEKLSSVIVVGEVICKTPEFALGKDLRALEAEVICPELRFTAPSPGMTNDITSTSGSGLGRAPAGGNVPLSVLILSLLILFISAVFVAAGLFAFVLRRRKKLPFRKRQEVDLTGIQMQCRIFEERQTASPEKAPGHVYDYIPHPVTQMCNNPIYKPREGEIEGEQFAETKENSSNYRTLLEKEKEWTMAVSNSQLNTIVTVNQSGDIAGFHENGVLCPTVIDSQRPTPTVGFVDCLYGTVPKLKDMHVAHAHPPGMQYPDLQQDARLKETLLFTGGKGFSEQTGTSEYLELRAKLQTKPDYLEVLEKSYRF; this is encoded by the coding sequence ATGCTGTGGGTAACCCTGCTAAGCACAATAGCTTTAGGGTGGACTACACCGATCCCCTTGCTGGATGAGTCAGAGGAAATAGATGAGCCTTGCTTCGACCCTTGCTACTGTGAAGTCAAGGAGGGCATTTTCCATGTCCACTGCAACAGCAAAGGATTTACAAATGTCAGTCAAATCTCCCAAACGTGGACGAGGCCCTTCAAACTCAACCTGCAGAGGAACTCCATGCGCAAACTGTATTTCAACAGCTTTTTGCACCTCAACAATGCTGTGTCACTAAATCTGGGGAACAATGCACTGCAGGACATTCATGCAGGTGCATTCAATGGTTTGAGCATTTTGAAAAAGCTTTTTCTGCATGAGAATAAGCTGGAAGTGTTTAGAAATGATACATTTCTCGGACTCGAGAGTCTCGAGTATCTACAGGCGGATTACAACGTTATAAAGAGAATAGAGAGTGGTGCTTTTCGGAACCTGCACAAACTCAGAGTACTTATCTTGAATGACAATTTGATACCTGTGCTACCCAATTTATTATTCAGGTCTGTGTCGCTAACACACCTTGATTTGCGGGGTAATCGGCTAAAGACCTTGCCTTATAAGGGCACGCTGGAATACGTTGGTCGCAGCTTGATGGAGATTCAGCTCGAGGAGAATCcgtggaactgtgtgtgtgagattgtgcaACTCAAAACGTGGCTCGAGCGCATTCCATACACTGCTCTGGTGGGTGACATCACGTGTGAgtatccatttcattttcatggcaaggactTGCGCGAGATCAAAAGGAGTGAGCTTTGTCCCATGCTATCTGAAGCTGAGATAGAGGCAAAACTTGGCATACCAAGATTACCTTTCAGTAATGAGAATACGTGGCCTACCAAGCCCTCCTCCATGCTATCATATTCCCACAACACCGCTTCCTCAGTAGAGTATAGAGAGCGGCACATTAAGCCAACCAAACGACCCAGACCCACAAAAACTTCACCCACCCCACGTAGCATTTACCCTGGTCCAAACCAACCCCCTATTCCTGCCTATCAAACCAGACCACCTATTCCAATAATCTGCCCTTCGGGATGTATCTGCAATTTACACATCAATGACTTGGGGCTCACTGTCAACTGTAAAGAGAAGGGATTTCACAACATCTCTGAGCTTTTGCCACGGCCACTAAATGCCAAGAAACTGTACCTCAGTGGGAACTTGATTCAGAAAATATACAGGTCAGATTTTTGGAACTTTTCCAGTCTGGATTTACTCCATTTGGGTAACAACCGGATATCTTACGTTCAAGAAGGCGCCTTTATCAACCTGCCCAATTTGAAAAGCTTATACTTGAACGGTAATGACATTGAAAGGCTGAGTCCCGGCCTTTTCCGCGGCCTGCAGATGCTCAGTTACCTGTATTTAGAGTACAATGTGATCCGAGAGATCCAGCCAGCTGCTTTCAGCTTAATGCCCAACCTGCAGCTGGTTTTCCTGAATGACAACCTGCTGCGTACGCTGCCTGTGGATGCTTTTGCAGGCACGTCTCTGGCCAGACTGAATCTGCGCAACAACTACTTCCTGTACCTGCCTGTAAGCGGAGTGCTGGAGCACCTGCACTCCATTGTGCAGATTGACCTGCACCAGAACCCGTGGGACTGCTCCTGCGACATCATCCCACTCAAACAGTGGATTGAGAAGCTCAGCTCCGTCATCGTTGTGGGGGAGGTCATCTGCAAAACGCCAGAGTTCGCGTTGGGCAAGGACCTGCGAGCCCTGGAGGCCGAGGTCATCTGCCCTGAGCTGAGATTCACCGCCCCCTCCCCTGGCATGACCAACGACATAACGTCGACCAGCGGCTCGGGACTGGGGCGTGCCCCGGCTGGGGGTAACGTCCCCCTCTCAGTGCTGATCCTCAGCCTCCTGATCTTGTTCATCTCCGCTGTGTTCGTGGCTGCTGGCCTGTTCGCTTTTGTCCTGAGGCGGCGCAAGAAACTGCCCTTTAGGAAGCGGCAGGAGGTGGACCTGACGGGCATTCAGATGCAGTGCCGGATATTCGAGGAGCGGCAGACTGCCTCGCCTGAGAAAGCGCCTGGACACGTCTATGACTACATCCCTCATCCTGTTACTCAGATGTGCAACAACCCCATTTACAAACCACGCGAAGGGGAGATCGAGGGAGAGCAATTTGCAGAGACCAAGGAAAATAGCAGTAATTATCGAACTCTgctggagaaagaaaaggagtgGACGATGGCTGTGTCTAATTCTCAGCTCAACACAATTGTCACCGTCAATCAGTCTGGTGACATAGCAGGCTTTCATGAGAATGGTGTGCTTTGCCCCACGGTGATTGACAGCCAGAGACCAACCCCGACAGTAGGTTTTGTAGACTGCTTGTACGGAACGGTTCCAAAATTAAAGGACATGCAcgttgcacatgcacaccccccaGGAATGCAATACCCTGATTTACAGCAAGATGCCAGATTGAAAGAAACACTACTGTTCACTGGGGGCAAAGGATTTTCTGAACAAACAGGAACGAGTGAATACCTCGAGTTAAGGGCCAAACTCCAAACCAAGCCGGATTACCTCGAAGTCTTGGAAAAATCGTATAGATTCTGA